In Dysidea avara chromosome 3, odDysAvar1.4, whole genome shotgun sequence, a single window of DNA contains:
- the LOC136248966 gene encoding protein NLRC3-like, translating to MAKRSSLKLSFDDFKRQCDGESRPKLKDLYKHVTPIYAAYWKDIGLYLDMEVEQLQIIQADYPNDSSKSCKVLWEKWLECDSDATWEKLFSAIDYVDLPSSASASIQGHQSVFDSFVEYLRDRYNVTRYIPEEQEWPPNHSKCHVNLAMMHHEGLGIQEDIMLTEQRQKAGPVAIDKITKAALVTKNIADIFITDPQHRSDVKFPQTVLIEGAPGIGKTILLKEIAYYWANGTLLKEAKILFLVYLRDINFQSVGTIKELVEYFYYLEDDEVIAVRKCLKQLNGEGVVFLIDGLDEYPDALQNCFLTDLVYHRILSKSVIVVTSRPIASLALHDKADRRVEVLGFGSADCDKYITESLKSSPEKRSAFDKYFKQNPLLNALIFIPFHLSVILFLFKQGYMPKTLTELNKLFVLHTVYRHLQKYGNSTSKNLSSPIQEIDELPEPICKIVDKLAELAVIGLYKDRIIFTLDDVKQICPEINIIPGAVNGFGLIQAVQYYPKGKVGKSISFSFLHLTMQEFMAAKFISQCSTTIQKDLLFSLVKQQSGQVKESIAKMWQMYFGIVGVDSPAWSQFTVEHKFSLADYKFFGTEFLFYFQCLVEGASKEVCDAISPFERDDRIYLPLIGGCPFMPVVNVMSPYYIGLLCSFISVSNKEWIDYDFDFSCMADDSFAVLANFLLASTDKLNCMESLDLTSSGLTSNSAIAIGNIIQEGKLVWLILKNNSLGESGINAISAALQINSTLRVLDLSGNDIGPDGAQALATALQCNCMLESLLIGNNKMLDIGCIAIGEALLTNRMLQLLDVSENYITALPGRIFAAVFVRNSAFQMLKINKECVPVIKQYSKLSFFHARFWCYRETNVIDLDSPRCWFFRRPFKRYDDPGEILSMVPLMPVLFPELFT from the exons GAGAGAGCAGGCCAAAGCTGAAGGATTTATACAAGCATGTTACTCCAATATATGCAGCTTATTGGAAGGATATCGGATTGTATTTAGATATGGAAGTAGAGCAGCTTCAGATCATACAGGCTGATTACCCAAATGATTCCAGTAAGAGCTGTAAAGTGTTGTGGGAAAAATGGCTAGAATGCGACTCTGATGCTACCTGGGAAAAACTCTTTAGTGCCATTGATTATGTTGACTTACCATCATCAGCTTCAGCCTCCATACAAG GACATCAAAGTGTGTTTGACTCCTTTGTTGAGTATTTGCGAGACAGATATAACGTGACAAGATATATTCCAGAAGAACAGGAATGGCCACCCAACCATTCTAAATGTCATGTTAATCTTGCAATGATGCATCATGAAGGGTTAGGAATTCAGGAGGATATCATGCTTACTGAGCAACGCCAAAAAGCTGGACCCGTTGCTATAGACAAGATAACAAAAGCTGCTCTAGTTACCAAAAATATTGCAGACATTTTTATAACAGATCCACAACATCGATCTGACGTGAAGTTTCCACAAACTGTCCTTATTGAGGGAGCACCTGGCATAGGAAAAACAATTCTCCTTAAAGAAATAGCATATTATTGGGCTAATGGGACCCTATTGAAAGAAGCTAAGATTCTATTTCTTGTGTATCTTAGAGATATTAATTTTCAGTCTGTTGGCACAATCAAAGAATTAGTTGAATACTTTTACTACTTAGAAGATGATGAGGTTATTGCTGTTAGAAAGTGCCTGAAACAACTAAATGGTGAAGGAGTAGTTTTTCTTATTGATGGTTTAGATGAGTATCCAGATGCATTACAAAATTGCTTTTTAACTGATTTGGTTTATCACAGGATATTGTCTAAATCTGTCATCGTGGTAACATCTCGACCAATAGCCTCACTTGCTTTACATGACAAAGCTGACCGACGAGTTGAGGTCCTTGGTTTTGGCAGTGCTGACTGTGACAAGTACATCACAGAATCTCTGAAATCATCCCCTGAGAAAAGATCAGCATTTGACAAGTACTTCAAGCAGAATCCTCTGTTAAATGCCCTAATCTTTATTCCTTTTCATTTGTCAGTCATTCTGTTTTTATTTAAGCAAGGTTACATGCCCAAAACACTAACTGAATTAAATAAACTTTTTGTCCTTCACACAGTATACCGACATTTACAGAAGTATGGAAATTCTACCTCTAAAAATTTATCAAGTCCCATTCAAGAAATAGATGAGTTGCCCGAGCCCATCTGCAAAATAGTTGATAAATTAGCCGAATTAGCTGTTATTGGTTTGTACAAAGATAGAATTATATTTACCCTAGATGATGTAAAACAAATCTGTCCAGAAATTAATATCATTCCAGGAGCTGTTAATGGGTTTGGATTAATACAAGCTGTCCAGTATTACCCTAAAGGTAAAGTTGGAAAATCTATTTCATTCAGCTTTCTGCACCTAACCATGCAGGAATTTATGGCAGCAAAGTTCATTTCTCAATGTAGCACCACCATCCAAAAGGACTTACTGTTTAGTTTAGTGAAACAACAGTCTGGACAAGTAAAAGAATCAATTGCTAAAATGTGGCAAATGTATTTTGGAATTGTGGGGGTTGATTCCCCTGCCTGGAGCCAATTTACAGTTGAACACAAATTTTCGCTGGCTGATTATAAGTTTTTTGGAACTGAATTTCTCTTTTATTTCCAATGTCTTGTGGAAGGAGCAAGCAAAGAAGTATGTGATGCTATTTCTCCATTTGAAAGAGACGATAGAATATATTTGCCTTTGATAGGAGGATGTCCTTTTATGCCTGTGGTTAATGTTATGTCGCCTTATTATATTGGTTTGTTGTGTTCGTTCATATCTGTATCTAATAAGGAATGGATAGACTATGATTTTGATTTTAGTTGCATGGCTGACGATTCATTTGCAGTTTTAGCAAACTTTTTGCTAGCGAGTACTGATAAACTAAACTGTATGGAATCACTTGATCTTACCTCCAGTGGCTTAACATCTAATTCAGCTATTGCCATTGGCAACATCATTCAAGAAGGTAAACTAGTTTGGTTGATATTAAAAAACAACAGCCTTGGTGAAAGTGGTATCAATGCTATATCAGCAGCTCTTCAAATAAATTCAACACTTAGAGTGCTGGACCTATCTGGAAATGATATTGGACCTGATGGAGCTCAAGCTTTGGCAACTGCTTTACAGTGTAATTGCATGTTAGAAAGTCTTCTAATTGGAAATAATAAAATGTTAGATATTGGTTGTATAGCAATTGGTGAAGCTTTGTTGACCAACAGAATGCTTCAGCTTCTTGACGTATCAGAAAATTACATAACTGCACTTCCAGGGAGAATATTTGCAGCAGTATTTGTGCGTAATAGTGCTTTTCAAATGCTGAAGATCAACAAGGAGTGTGTTCCTGTGATAAAGCAGTATAGCAAACTGTCTTTTTTTCATGCCCGTTTCTGGTGTTATAGAGAGACAAATGTTATTGATCTAGATTCACCCAGGTGTTGGTTTTTTAGACGACCATTTAAACGTTATGATGATCCTGGTGAGATATTATCAATGGTACCACTAATGCCAGTGTTATTTCCTGAACTATTTACTTAA